A single genomic interval of Microbacterium sp. LWO14-1.2 harbors:
- a CDS encoding DUF1778 domain-containing protein — MTAPLKDARIELRVTSAQKETIERAAALSGRTVSAFSSEVLAARAEQVIQEDRQLRVDAEAFDAFQQVMDQPSRSLEGLRDLMTRKPVFSDLG, encoded by the coding sequence ATGACTGCTCCGCTGAAGGACGCTCGCATCGAGCTCCGTGTGACCTCCGCCCAGAAGGAGACCATCGAGCGCGCCGCCGCCCTCTCGGGTCGCACGGTCTCGGCGTTCTCGTCCGAGGTCCTTGCCGCGCGCGCCGAGCAGGTGATCCAGGAGGATCGTCAGCTCCGGGTCGATGCGGAGGCTTTCGACGCTTTCCAGCAGGTCATGGATCAGCCCTCGCGGTCCCTCGAGGGCCTGCGCGACCTGATGACGCGCAAGCCGGTGTTCTCCGACCTTGGTTGA
- a CDS encoding GNAT family N-acetyltransferase: protein MRDDGPPELAAGMPATIPVVLLGRLAVDREFHGLGLGHSLLQHATNRALEAADVIGIRAMLVHALSEDIVPFYERFGFTRFPGQSHTLYLLTKDARETLSGL from the coding sequence GTGCGCGACGACGGACCGCCGGAACTCGCGGCCGGGATGCCGGCCACGATTCCCGTCGTGCTCCTGGGGCGGCTCGCCGTCGATCGTGAGTTCCACGGCCTGGGGCTGGGGCACTCCCTGCTGCAGCACGCGACGAACCGGGCCCTGGAGGCGGCTGACGTGATCGGCATCCGCGCGATGCTCGTGCACGCGCTCTCCGAAGACATCGTCCCGTTCTACGAGCGGTTCGGCTTCACCCGTTTCCCCGGTCAGAGTCACACCCTCTACCTGCTCACGAAGGATGCGCGAGAGACTCTGAGCGGCCTCTGA
- a CDS encoding alpha/beta hydrolase yields MTDTLARPPFDPELEAALALVADQLPPTLTAEMIPLMRQSPVGNDDEIRQVLAERGFVWRDETIPGHDGDDIVVTVIAKDGRTGTGPGFFHTHGGGMIIGNRWLGVVGFLDWAERFNGVIVTVEYRLAPEFPDPYPVEDCYAALQWTAERADELGIDTSRLLIGGGSAGGGLAAGTALLARDRRGPALVGQLLIYPMLDDRDESVSTRQIDGIGVWDRGSNITGWTALLGDRKGTDDVSIYAAPARATDLSGLPPAFIDCGSAEVFRDEDVAYATTLWASGVQAELHVWAGGFHGFDMFAPHSAVAQAMLAARDDWVTRLLG; encoded by the coding sequence ATGACCGACACACTCGCCCGACCGCCCTTCGACCCCGAGCTGGAGGCCGCGCTCGCGCTCGTCGCCGATCAACTGCCGCCCACGCTCACGGCGGAGATGATCCCGCTGATGCGGCAGTCCCCCGTGGGGAACGACGACGAGATCAGACAGGTGCTCGCGGAGCGCGGCTTCGTGTGGCGCGACGAGACCATCCCCGGCCACGACGGCGACGACATCGTCGTGACGGTGATCGCGAAGGACGGACGCACGGGTACGGGACCGGGCTTCTTCCACACCCACGGCGGCGGCATGATCATCGGCAACAGGTGGCTGGGCGTCGTCGGCTTCCTCGACTGGGCCGAGCGCTTCAACGGAGTGATCGTGACGGTGGAGTACCGGCTGGCACCGGAGTTCCCCGATCCGTACCCGGTCGAGGACTGCTACGCGGCGCTGCAGTGGACCGCAGAGCGCGCCGACGAGCTCGGCATCGACACGAGTCGCCTGCTCATCGGCGGCGGGAGCGCGGGAGGAGGTCTCGCCGCGGGCACGGCTCTGCTCGCCCGGGATCGGCGAGGACCGGCGCTCGTCGGCCAGCTGCTCATCTACCCGATGCTCGACGACCGCGACGAGAGCGTCTCCACCCGCCAGATCGACGGCATCGGCGTGTGGGATCGCGGGTCGAACATCACCGGATGGACGGCGCTGCTCGGAGATCGCAAGGGCACCGACGACGTGTCGATCTACGCCGCCCCCGCACGGGCCACGGATCTCTCTGGTCTGCCGCCCGCGTTCATCGACTGCGGCAGCGCAGAGGTGTTCCGCGATGAGGATGTGGCGTACGCGACGACGCTCTGGGCGTCGGGAGTGCAGGCCGAGCTGCACGTGTGGGCCGGCGGCTTCCACGGCTTCGACATGTTCGCGCCGCACTCCGCCGTCGCGCAGGCGATGCTCGCCGCCCGCGACGACTGGGTCACGCGGCTCCTCGGCTGA
- a CDS encoding NAD(P)H-dependent oxidoreductase: protein MSSRPIAHWIHAHPQPDSFNARLFREGVDALSRDYDVVTSDLYRQGFDPVLAARDFGDPLGRPGNVVDLMGEAFAEGRLPDDVIEEQRKLGAADLVVLQFPLWWYGPPAILKGWFDRVLTNGFAYGPNDPETGLPLRYGDGLLTGRRALVIVTAGEDDRSIGSRGISGDIDQLLFPLTHGTLWYTGIEPLDLHVVHDADGLEASDVDRETARLLARLDSVADEAPSRPFRRLKDGDYRGTRALRADLLPGRTDLDIHRIR, encoded by the coding sequence ATGTCGTCGCGCCCCATCGCCCACTGGATCCACGCCCACCCGCAGCCGGACTCCTTCAACGCGCGCCTCTTCCGTGAGGGAGTCGACGCGCTCTCCCGCGACTATGACGTCGTCACCAGCGACCTGTACCGGCAGGGGTTCGACCCCGTGCTCGCGGCGCGCGACTTCGGCGACCCGCTCGGGCGGCCGGGCAACGTCGTCGACCTCATGGGCGAGGCGTTCGCCGAGGGCCGCCTGCCCGACGACGTGATCGAGGAGCAGCGCAAGCTCGGAGCGGCTGACCTCGTCGTGCTGCAGTTCCCGCTCTGGTGGTACGGGCCTCCGGCGATCCTCAAGGGGTGGTTCGACCGGGTGCTCACGAACGGTTTCGCCTACGGTCCGAACGACCCGGAGACCGGTCTGCCGCTCCGCTACGGCGACGGGCTGCTGACGGGACGGCGGGCGCTCGTGATCGTCACCGCGGGCGAGGACGACCGCTCGATCGGCAGTCGCGGCATCAGCGGCGACATCGACCAGCTGCTGTTCCCGCTCACACACGGCACGCTCTGGTACACCGGCATCGAGCCACTGGACCTGCACGTGGTGCACGACGCCGACGGACTCGAGGCGAGTGACGTCGACCGCGAGACCGCGCGGCTGCTCGCGCGTCTGGACAGCGTCGCCGACGAGGCGCCGAGCCGTCCGTTCCGACGGCTGAAGGACGGCGACTACCGGGGCACGCGGGCACTGCGCGCCGACCTCCTGCCTGGGCGCACAGACCTCGACATCCACCGCATCCGCTGA
- a CDS encoding MFS transporter — protein sequence MTFPVPVVSAPVRPARHPWLAMVPLLLGILIGALAISSVSTALPAIRGDLTLSDSGALWLVDVYALSLAATLILASRIGDTFGRKRIVLLGLAGFAALNLVGGLAQDGLLLIVVRALLGVAEAFVVAGVVATIGAHYQARQRVLAYGLWTATFGTGSALGPVLGGIVTEGPGWRWLLLGSVPLAVVAGILAIWLVPDSRSSRPASWDVLSILSSIVALGALVFALHEALAAPIAAALAAVVAIATLVYFIRRQRALREPLIDMRLFSVPGFSPAIVRIVASSGVAAASVLLVSLHLQDLRAHTAAEAGIAILPQAVAIAVGGVVAPLFLRWLTSPTLTVLALVVQGVGLAWLAFDPDVVAIPLVLVGAGFGVAATLAATTLFDVTTEDDAGQVGAIQEVSFSLGGGLGIAVLGTIATIVGGGGFAVALVVAAVAVVAAAVLPLWRGTAASTAADAH from the coding sequence GTGACCTTCCCCGTCCCCGTCGTCTCCGCTCCTGTGCGCCCTGCCCGGCACCCGTGGTTGGCCATGGTGCCGCTGCTCCTCGGCATCCTGATCGGCGCCCTCGCGATCAGCAGCGTGTCGACCGCGCTTCCCGCGATCCGCGGCGACCTGACGCTGTCCGACAGCGGTGCGCTGTGGCTGGTCGACGTCTATGCGCTCTCGCTCGCGGCGACGCTCATCCTCGCCTCGCGCATCGGCGACACCTTCGGCCGTAAGCGCATCGTGCTGCTCGGCCTCGCCGGCTTCGCGGCGCTCAACCTCGTGGGCGGGCTCGCGCAGGACGGACTGCTGCTGATCGTCGTGCGCGCGCTGCTCGGCGTCGCGGAGGCATTCGTCGTCGCGGGTGTCGTCGCGACCATCGGCGCGCATTACCAGGCGCGTCAGCGCGTGCTGGCGTACGGGCTCTGGACGGCGACCTTCGGCACCGGCAGCGCGCTCGGGCCCGTGCTCGGCGGCATCGTCACCGAGGGCCCGGGATGGCGGTGGCTGCTGCTCGGCAGCGTGCCCCTCGCCGTGGTCGCCGGCATCCTCGCGATCTGGCTGGTTCCCGATTCGCGCAGTTCCCGGCCCGCGTCGTGGGACGTGCTCAGCATCCTGTCGTCGATCGTCGCGCTCGGCGCGCTCGTGTTCGCCCTGCACGAGGCGCTCGCGGCGCCGATCGCCGCTGCCCTCGCCGCCGTCGTCGCCATCGCGACCCTCGTGTACTTCATCCGGCGCCAGCGCGCGCTCCGCGAACCGCTCATCGACATGCGGCTGTTCTCCGTCCCGGGCTTCAGTCCCGCGATCGTGCGCATCGTGGCGAGCAGCGGTGTGGCTGCGGCATCCGTGCTGCTCGTCAGCCTGCACCTGCAGGATCTGCGCGCTCATACGGCTGCCGAGGCGGGGATCGCGATCCTCCCGCAGGCGGTCGCGATCGCCGTGGGCGGTGTGGTCGCCCCGCTGTTCCTGCGGTGGCTGACCTCGCCGACGCTGACCGTGCTCGCGCTCGTCGTGCAGGGCGTCGGGCTCGCGTGGCTGGCGTTCGACCCCGATGTCGTGGCGATCCCGCTCGTGCTCGTCGGCGCCGGGTTCGGCGTCGCCGCGACCCTGGCCGCCACGACCCTGTTCGACGTGACGACCGAGGACGACGCCGGCCAGGTCGGAGCGATCCAGGAGGTGAGCTTCTCCCTCGGCGGCGGACTCGGAATCGCCGTGCTCGGCACGATCGCGACCATCGTCGGCGGCGGCGGATTCGCCGTCGCGCTCGTCGTGGCGGCCGTCGCCGTCGTGGCAGCCGCCGTGTTGCCGCTGTGGCGGGGAACAGCCGCGAGCACCGCCGCCGACGCCCACTGA
- a CDS encoding helix-turn-helix domain-containing protein, with product MREKTERIVREWGDACDAEISIAVLGGAWKPSILSLLGEHEVLRFGELSRLLDEPTARVLTRQLRELEDDGLVTREVYRQVPPKVEYRLSELGRGSMPLVDALTAWGGQYAATQRAALATASS from the coding sequence ATGAGGGAGAAGACCGAACGCATCGTGCGCGAGTGGGGCGACGCCTGCGACGCCGAGATCTCGATCGCCGTGCTCGGCGGAGCGTGGAAGCCCAGCATCCTCAGTCTCCTCGGCGAGCACGAGGTGCTCCGCTTCGGCGAGCTGAGCCGCCTGCTCGACGAGCCGACCGCCCGTGTGCTCACGCGCCAGCTGCGCGAGCTCGAAGACGACGGCCTCGTCACCCGCGAGGTGTACCGGCAGGTTCCGCCGAAGGTCGAGTACCGGCTGAGCGAGCTCGGCCGCGGATCGATGCCCCTCGTCGACGCGCTCACCGCCTGGGGCGGGCAGTACGCCGCGACGCAGCGGGCCGCGCTGGCCACGGCATCCTCCTGA
- the argG gene encoding argininosuccinate synthase, whose translation MSKVLQSLPVGERVGIAFSGGLDTSVAVAWMRDKGAVPYTYTGDLGQYDEDDIESIPGRALEYGAEASRLIDCKTALVEEGFVALSCGAFHIRSGGKTYFNTTPLGRAVTGTLLVRAMKEDGVDIWGDGSTYKGNDIERFYRYGLLANPRLRIYKPWLDADFVTELGGRKEMSDWLVAHDFPYRDSAEKAYSTDANIWGATHEAKTLEHLDVSLETVDPIMGVKFWDPSVAIDAEDVTVTFEGGRPVAINGIEFTDPVALVQEANTIGGRHGLGMSDQIENRIIEAKSRGIYEAPAMALLFIAYERLVNGILNEDTLATYHEQGRRLGRLMYEGRWLEPQSLMLRESIQRWVGSTISGSVTIRLRRGDDWTILDTVSPNLSYGPEKLSMERVGDAAFGPVDRIGQLTMRNLDIADSRARLEQYAGLGLVGGATGELVGRVTAGESAEITGAVEDVDEKFADAVDTASEGAAFDSGTD comes from the coding sequence ATGTCCAAGGTCCTCCAGTCACTGCCCGTCGGCGAGCGCGTCGGCATCGCCTTCTCCGGAGGACTCGACACCTCCGTCGCCGTCGCCTGGATGCGCGACAAGGGTGCCGTGCCGTACACCTACACCGGCGACCTGGGCCAGTACGACGAGGACGACATCGAGTCGATCCCCGGCCGTGCGCTCGAGTACGGCGCCGAGGCCTCGCGCCTGATCGACTGCAAGACCGCCCTGGTCGAGGAGGGCTTCGTCGCCCTCTCGTGCGGTGCGTTCCACATCCGCTCCGGCGGCAAGACGTACTTCAACACCACCCCCCTCGGTCGCGCGGTCACCGGCACGCTGCTGGTGCGCGCCATGAAGGAGGACGGCGTCGACATCTGGGGCGACGGCTCCACCTACAAGGGCAACGACATCGAGCGGTTCTACCGCTACGGCCTGCTCGCCAACCCGCGCCTGCGCATCTACAAGCCGTGGCTCGACGCCGACTTCGTCACCGAGCTCGGCGGCCGCAAGGAGATGAGCGACTGGCTCGTCGCCCACGACTTCCCCTACCGCGACTCCGCCGAGAAGGCGTACTCGACCGACGCGAACATCTGGGGTGCGACGCACGAGGCGAAGACCCTCGAGCACCTCGACGTGTCTCTCGAGACCGTCGACCCGATCATGGGCGTGAAGTTCTGGGACCCGTCGGTCGCCATCGACGCCGAAGACGTCACGGTCACGTTCGAGGGCGGTCGCCCCGTCGCGATCAACGGCATCGAGTTCACCGACCCGGTGGCCCTGGTGCAGGAGGCGAACACGATCGGCGGACGCCACGGCCTCGGCATGAGCGACCAGATCGAGAACCGCATCATCGAGGCGAAGTCGCGCGGCATCTACGAGGCCCCCGCGATGGCGCTGCTCTTCATCGCGTACGAGCGCCTCGTCAACGGCATCCTCAACGAGGACACGCTCGCCACCTACCACGAGCAGGGTCGCCGCCTCGGCCGCCTCATGTACGAGGGCCGGTGGCTGGAGCCGCAGTCGCTCATGCTGCGCGAGTCGATCCAGCGCTGGGTCGGATCGACGATCTCGGGCTCGGTGACGATCCGTCTGCGCCGCGGCGACGACTGGACGATCCTCGACACCGTCTCGCCGAACCTGTCGTACGGCCCCGAGAAGCTGTCGATGGAGCGCGTCGGCGACGCCGCCTTCGGCCCGGTGGACCGCATCGGACAGCTCACGATGCGCAACCTCGACATCGCCGACTCGCGCGCCCGCCTCGAGCAGTACGCGGGCCTCGGCCTCGTCGGCGGCGCCACGGGCGAGCTCGTCGGACGCGTCACCGCCGGCGAGTCCGCCGAGATCACCGGAGCGGTCGAAGACGTCGACGAGAAGTTCGCGGATGCCGTGGACACGGCCTCCGAGGGTGCCGCGTTCGACTCCGGCACCGACTGA
- a CDS encoding TetR/AcrR family transcriptional regulator: MTTRAPRRDSVENRAGILDAARATLANDPRASIDVIARSAGLSRRTLYGHFDDRDALIRELISTGAQRFNAIAESVTDSDPRLALARLAARLWSEASHVQFAAALALDEAHVEHTAEALAPLRRTVAALVQRGQDEGSFRTDIAAPTLARLIEEVARTVVSRTDANSSGAANLAVRALLSIAGLSWREADDLLGTHPDIIEAEEADA; encoded by the coding sequence ATGACCACCCGTGCACCGCGCCGCGACTCGGTCGAGAACCGCGCCGGCATCCTCGACGCCGCTCGCGCGACCCTGGCGAACGACCCCCGTGCGTCGATCGATGTCATCGCCCGCAGCGCCGGCCTCTCGCGCCGCACCCTCTACGGCCACTTCGACGACCGTGACGCCCTGATCCGCGAGCTCATCTCGACCGGCGCGCAGCGCTTCAACGCGATCGCCGAGTCGGTGACCGACAGCGACCCGCGCCTCGCCCTCGCCCGGCTCGCGGCCCGGCTCTGGAGCGAGGCCTCGCACGTGCAGTTCGCCGCCGCGCTCGCCCTCGACGAGGCCCACGTCGAGCACACCGCCGAGGCGCTTGCCCCGCTGCGTCGCACGGTCGCCGCCCTCGTGCAGCGCGGGCAGGACGAAGGCAGCTTCCGCACCGACATCGCCGCCCCGACGCTCGCACGCCTCATCGAAGAGGTCGCCCGCACCGTCGTCTCACGCACCGATGCGAACAGCAGCGGGGCCGCGAACCTGGCCGTGCGCGCGCTTCTGAGCATCGCGGGACTCTCCTGGCGCGAAGCCGACGATCTTCTCGGCACGCACCCCGACATCATCGAGGCCGAGGAGGCCGACGCATGA
- a CDS encoding YhgE/Pip family protein, giving the protein MKVPAMIAAELRRLTASKMGIIALVALVCVPILYGGLYLWANQDPYAKFPEVPVALVVDDEGAPAPTSDATATASDTVNYGEDVADNLIDGNAFDWQRMTEDEAAEALRTGSVDFTVTIPADFSAALTSAAGDEPHQARIDLETNDANNYLASSMGTQAVEKIRSSVAEMVGSEAAERLLTGLSEVRDNLVTAVDGATQLADGATTAASGSATLADGTSQLASGTAQLASGASTLAAGAQQVSDGNRQLADVADRAGSVVQQATNALPQVRSDIATLLADQGLAQDEIDQVLATLDPLATRLQEGNTTVQTAVGKVDQLADGAAAVASGASQLASGASTAASGAAAVNDGAVQLRDGLSTLSDGAAQLRDGLADGVARIPASTPELREKQADTIADPVKVSSDKVASAEDYGAGLAPFFAALSGWIGIYALFLIVKPISRRAVTALHSPIRVTLAGWLTPAMLGAVQMLGLMGILAITLGFTFDNPIGTLGVLMAASATFAAIILALNVWLGSVGQFMGLVLMVLQLVTAGGTFPWQTLPAPLAALHHVLPLGYVVDAMRQLMYGGDLSRAGWDLAVLGMWLVGALALAAIGVTRMTHRRTLRDLQPSLIG; this is encoded by the coding sequence ATGAAGGTCCCCGCCATGATCGCCGCCGAGCTGCGGCGGCTCACCGCCAGCAAGATGGGCATCATCGCGCTCGTCGCGCTCGTGTGCGTGCCGATTCTCTACGGCGGCCTATACCTCTGGGCGAACCAGGATCCCTACGCGAAGTTCCCCGAGGTCCCTGTGGCCCTCGTGGTCGACGACGAGGGCGCGCCGGCTCCCACGAGCGACGCGACGGCGACGGCATCCGACACCGTCAACTACGGCGAGGATGTCGCGGACAACCTCATCGACGGCAATGCCTTCGACTGGCAGCGGATGACGGAGGACGAGGCCGCCGAGGCGCTGCGCACCGGGTCCGTCGATTTCACGGTCACGATCCCCGCCGACTTCTCAGCCGCGCTCACCTCGGCCGCCGGAGACGAGCCGCACCAGGCGCGCATCGATCTCGAGACGAACGACGCGAACAACTACCTCGCGTCCTCGATGGGCACTCAGGCTGTGGAGAAGATCCGCAGCTCCGTGGCCGAGATGGTGGGCAGCGAGGCCGCGGAGCGTCTGCTCACGGGCCTCAGCGAGGTGCGCGACAACCTGGTGACGGCGGTCGACGGCGCGACGCAGCTCGCCGACGGGGCGACGACCGCGGCATCCGGCAGCGCCACCCTCGCCGACGGCACCTCGCAGCTCGCGTCGGGCACCGCCCAGCTCGCCTCCGGCGCGAGCACCCTCGCGGCCGGAGCGCAGCAGGTGAGCGACGGCAACCGCCAGCTCGCGGATGTGGCCGACCGCGCCGGGTCCGTCGTGCAGCAGGCCACGAACGCTCTGCCGCAGGTGCGCAGCGACATCGCGACGCTGCTCGCCGACCAGGGCCTCGCACAGGACGAGATCGACCAGGTCCTCGCGACCCTCGACCCGCTCGCGACGCGACTGCAGGAGGGCAACACCACCGTGCAGACCGCCGTCGGCAAGGTCGATCAGCTCGCCGACGGCGCCGCAGCAGTGGCATCGGGCGCGTCGCAGCTCGCGAGCGGCGCGAGCACGGCCGCATCGGGGGCAGCGGCCGTGAACGACGGCGCCGTCCAATTGCGCGACGGCCTGTCCACCCTCTCCGACGGCGCCGCCCAGCTGCGCGACGGTCTCGCCGACGGTGTCGCGCGCATCCCGGCATCCACTCCCGAGCTTCGCGAGAAGCAGGCCGACACGATCGCCGACCCCGTGAAGGTGTCGAGCGACAAGGTCGCGTCGGCCGAAGACTACGGCGCGGGTCTCGCGCCCTTCTTCGCCGCGCTGTCGGGCTGGATCGGCATCTACGCGCTGTTCCTCATCGTCAAGCCGATCTCTCGTCGCGCGGTCACGGCCCTGCACTCGCCGATCCGGGTGACGCTCGCCGGCTGGCTCACCCCGGCGATGCTGGGCGCCGTGCAGATGCTCGGCCTCATGGGCATCCTCGCGATCACCCTCGGCTTCACGTTCGACAACCCGATCGGCACTCTCGGGGTGCTGATGGCGGCGTCGGCGACGTTCGCCGCGATCATCCTCGCGCTGAACGTGTGGCTCGGATCCGTCGGCCAGTTCATGGGCCTCGTGCTCATGGTCCTGCAGCTCGTGACGGCCGGCGGCACCTTCCCGTGGCAGACGCTGCCCGCGCCGCTCGCCGCTCTGCATCACGTTCTCCCCCTGGGGTACGTCGTCGACGCGATGCGCCAGCTCATGTACGGCGGCGATCTCTCCCGCGCCGGGTGGGATCTCGCGGTGCTCGGCATGTGGCTGGTCGGTGCGCTCGCTCTCGCGGCGATCGGCGTGACGAGGATGACGCACCGCCGGACGCTGCGCGACCTGCAGCCGAGCCTGATCGGCTGA
- a CDS encoding penicillin acylase family protein: protein MTTDQAAVVEPARRSWGVRLGRIAFLVVAAIVVIAVAAAFFVTWTIQRSFPQTEGELRLDGLQAEVTVQRDASGVPTITADSSHDLFFAQGFVHAQDRFFEMDFRRHVTAGRVAEMFGESQAGTDAFLRTLGWRKVAEEEVAQMDDVTLGYYESYADGVNAYLSSRSGSELSLEYAVLGIQNPDYAPEPWEPADSVAWLKAMAWDLRGNIEDETERALLTARLADGGEDAAQLGATLDQLYPPYPFDENPVIVPTISTVPALDTDAEPAAFSTAPADPELQQAVTTVDWTEASDVIEAASLLVGDVGEGIGSNSWVVSGDLTESGMPLLANDPHLGASLPSVWYQVQLRCASVSDECPFDVGGFSFSGLPGIVIGHNQHVAWGFTNLTTDVTDLYVERIEGDQYWRDGALVPLEERTETIRVAGGDDIELTIRSTGHGPLISGLVDDFSSLADDPGPGLVAGGATASAPGGEDAEYAVSLRWTALDPGTTGTAIFALSTAQDFDDFRVAASLFDVPAQNLIYADTEGNIGYQTPGRLPIRGAGDGWMPQPGWDSAYDWTGFIPFDELPVSYNPASGYIVTANNAIVADDYRYFLSRDWDYGYRAARIAYLIERRAAAGPLTAQDMRDIQMDSEMWIGKRLASALDDIEVDGAGTEDAVDLLRDWDAQNEADSAAAAYANVLWSNLVQNLFVERDEPLPADGQGRLFTVVGALLDDPDDPLWTNPAIDVDGRDEMLALSAEEAYAELSGLQGTDVTAWNWGTLHAITLTSDTLGSSGIAPVEALFNRGPYAVSGGASVVNATGWQLGESYATTTVPSMRMVVDLSDFDASTWIHLTGASGHAFDEHYTDQTADWAAGVQRPWAFSPEAVDAAAQRTLVLSPAG, encoded by the coding sequence ATGACAACTGATCAGGCTGCTGTCGTGGAGCCTGCGCGCCGCTCGTGGGGAGTGCGGCTGGGCAGGATCGCGTTCCTCGTGGTCGCGGCGATCGTCGTGATCGCCGTGGCCGCCGCGTTCTTCGTGACCTGGACCATCCAGCGCTCCTTCCCGCAGACCGAGGGCGAGCTGCGCCTCGATGGACTGCAGGCCGAGGTGACGGTGCAGCGCGATGCGAGCGGCGTGCCGACGATCACGGCCGATTCCTCGCACGACCTCTTCTTCGCGCAGGGCTTCGTGCACGCGCAGGACCGCTTCTTCGAGATGGACTTCCGCCGCCACGTCACGGCCGGCCGCGTCGCCGAGATGTTCGGCGAATCGCAGGCGGGCACCGACGCGTTCCTGCGCACCCTCGGGTGGCGCAAGGTCGCGGAGGAGGAGGTCGCGCAGATGGACGACGTCACGCTCGGCTACTACGAGTCGTACGCCGACGGCGTCAACGCGTACCTGTCCTCCCGCTCGGGGTCCGAGCTGTCGCTGGAGTATGCCGTCCTCGGCATACAGAACCCCGACTACGCCCCCGAGCCGTGGGAGCCCGCCGACTCCGTCGCGTGGTTGAAGGCGATGGCGTGGGATCTGCGGGGCAACATCGAGGACGAGACCGAGCGGGCGCTGCTCACCGCCCGGCTCGCCGACGGCGGTGAGGATGCCGCGCAGCTCGGCGCCACGCTCGACCAGCTCTACCCGCCGTACCCGTTCGACGAGAACCCCGTGATCGTCCCGACGATATCCACGGTCCCCGCCCTCGACACCGACGCCGAGCCCGCGGCGTTCTCGACCGCGCCCGCCGACCCCGAGCTGCAGCAGGCCGTCACGACGGTCGACTGGACCGAGGCATCCGACGTCATCGAAGCGGCGAGCCTGCTCGTCGGAGACGTGGGAGAGGGCATCGGCTCGAACTCCTGGGTGGTGTCGGGCGACCTCACCGAGAGCGGGATGCCGCTGCTCGCCAACGACCCCCACCTCGGCGCCTCGCTGCCCTCGGTCTGGTACCAGGTGCAGCTGCGGTGCGCGTCGGTCTCGGACGAGTGCCCGTTCGACGTCGGCGGATTCTCGTTCTCGGGACTCCCCGGCATCGTGATCGGCCACAACCAGCACGTGGCCTGGGGCTTCACCAACCTGACGACCGACGTCACGGACCTGTACGTCGAACGCATCGAGGGCGACCAGTACTGGCGCGACGGCGCTCTCGTGCCCCTCGAGGAGCGCACCGAGACGATCCGCGTCGCAGGCGGCGACGACATCGAGCTCACCATCCGCTCGACGGGACACGGCCCCCTCATCTCCGGACTCGTCGACGACTTCAGCTCCCTCGCCGACGACCCGGGGCCGGGTCTCGTGGCGGGCGGGGCGACGGCATCCGCTCCGGGCGGTGAAGACGCCGAGTACGCCGTGAGCCTCCGCTGGACGGCGCTCGACCCCGGAACCACCGGCACGGCGATCTTCGCCCTGTCGACGGCGCAGGACTTCGACGACTTCCGCGTCGCGGCATCCCTGTTCGACGTCCCGGCGCAGAACCTGATCTACGCCGACACCGAGGGGAACATCGGCTACCAGACGCCCGGCCGCCTCCCGATCCGCGGCGCGGGCGACGGATGGATGCCGCAGCCGGGGTGGGACAGCGCGTACGACTGGACGGGCTTCATCCCGTTCGACGAACTCCCCGTCTCGTACAACCCCGCCTCGGGCTACATCGTGACAGCGAACAACGCGATCGTCGCCGACGATTACCGCTACTTCCTCTCGCGCGACTGGGACTACGGCTACCGCGCCGCGCGCATCGCGTACCTCATCGAACGCCGCGCGGCGGCCGGACCGCTGACCGCCCAGGACATGCGCGACATCCAGATGGACAGCGAGATGTGGATCGGCAAGCGCCTCGCCAGCGCGCTCGACGACATCGAGGTGGACGGTGCGGGCACGGAGGATGCCGTCGACCTGCTCCGCGACTGGGACGCGCAGAACGAGGCGGACTCGGCAGCCGCCGCCTACGCGAACGTGCTCTGGTCGAACCTCGTGCAGAACCTCTTCGTCGAGCGCGACGAACCGCTGCCCGCCGACGGTCAGGGTCGGCTCTTCACCGTCGTCGGCGCGCTGCTGGACGACCCGGACGACCCGCTGTGGACCAACCCCGCGATCGACGTCGACGGACGGGACGAGATGCTCGCACTGTCGGCCGAGGAGGCCTACGCCGAGCTGTCGGGCCTGCAGGGCACCGACGTCACGGCCTGGAACTGGGGAACGCTGCACGCCATCACGCTCACGAGCGACACCCTCGGCTCGTCGGGCATCGCTCCGGTCGAGGCGCTCTTCAACCGCGGCCCCTATGCCGTGAGCGGCGGGGCGTCGGTCGTGAACGCCACGGGCTGGCAGCTGGGCGAGTCGTACGCCACCACGACGGTGCCGTCGATGCGCATGGTCGTCGACCTCTCGGACTTCGACGCATCGACGTGGATCCACCTCACGGGCGCATCGGGCCACGCGTTCGACGAGCACTACACCGACCAGACCGCCGACTGGGCCGCGGGAGTGCAGCGCCCCTGGGCCTTCTCGCCCGAGGCGGTGGATGCTGCGGCGCAGCGCACGCTCGTCCTGAGCCCTGCGGGGTGA